Below is a genomic region from Pseudarthrobacter sulfonivorans.
ATCTGGGCGAGCTTCCCGCCGACGCGCATCACGGCCACCTGGTCCCCGAGCTTGAGGGCTTCGTCGATGTCGTGGGTGACCATGATGATGGTCTTGCCGATTTCACGCTGCAGGCGGAGGAATTCGTCCTGGAGCTGCGCACGGACCACGGGGTCCACGGCGCTGAAGGGTTCGTCCATAAGCATGAACGCAGGGTCCGATGCCAAGGCGCGGGCCACGCCAACACGCTGCTGCTGGCCGCCCGAGAGCTGCCAGGGGTAGCGCTTGGCGAAGTTCGCCGGAAGGCCAACGCGCTCCATGAGCTCAAGGGCCTTCATGCGGGCTTTCTGCCGGCTCTCGCCCAGGAGCAGCGGCATTGTGGCCACGTTGTCCACGATGGTGCGGTGCGGGAAAAGCCCGGCGTGCTGGATCACGTAGCCGATCCTGCGGCGGAGCAATGCTGCGTCCATCCCGGAGGTGGGCTGGTCATCAAGGTAAATGGTTCCGGCGGTGGGCTCGATGAGGCGGTTGATCATCCGGAGCGAGGTGGTCTTCCCGCAGCCTGACGGGCCCACAAGGATGGTCAGCTTGCCGGTGGGGGCTTCGAGGTCCAGCCCATCCACGGCCACTGTCCCGTCCGGGTAGGTCTTGGTAACACTTTCAAACCTGATCATTTTGTTTCCATGCTTTCCAGGGGCTTTTCATGGTTTTCGGAGGGCGTGGTGAGAATTGTTTTGGCCACCTTCGCCAGGTCCTCGCCGATCTTCGTTGCCTTCAGCTCGTTCAGCCTGTAGCTGGGTGCCACGATGCTCAGGGCGGCCACGGTCCGGCCGCCCATGATGACGGGGGCGGCAACAGCCGTCACGTCATCTTCAACGCCGCTGCGCATGACTGCGAAGCCGCGTTCGGACTCGCCGCCGGTGAGGACTTTGCCTGCGGCCGATCCCTCCAGCGGGATACTTCTGCCGACCCAGCTGGCATGCCGGATCGAGTGGGTTCCTTCAACGATTGCTATGTAGATTCCGGTGTCGCCGGTGCCGGGAATGCTGAGGTAGCAGGACTCCCCGGTTTTTGCGACGAGTCCCTTCATGGCCGGGGTGCAGAGGGATACCAGGGATTCGTGGCCCAGGGCCAGTGCCCCCAGCTGGATGACGCTGGCGCCGGGCCTGAAGTTCCCGCCCGGATCCCGTGATACGAACCCGCTGGCCTCCAGCGTCCGGAGCAGACGCAGGGCCGTGCTGGCGGACAAATCAACCAGCCGGGCCGCGTCGCTGAGGCTGATGGCACCGTCTGTACAGACGGCACTCAGCAGCGCCAGGGCCCGTTCCACCGTCCGGGTTGAAGAATCTGCAGCCACTGGTTGACCCGCTTTCGAGTGGTGTGAATCACTATGTCTTGCCACTAAGTAAAAACCAACTTTCACTCGATGACAATAGATGGCGCCTACTTTTCACTCGTTCTTCACAAAATCCGGGTTGATCACCGCCAGTGCAACAGTCCCGTTTCCGGCGTGTTGCAGGATCGTTAATTGTCACGGGCAGTTGTCCCCAAGCCTTGCCATGGAGTGGAAAGTGGCTTTTACTTGGTGGCAGTTCGTACCAATCGGAGGTTCATGTGGAAACCGTCAACCAACTCCTCGATTCCATCAAGGACGTGGGCCGCGATGCGGTCCGCGGAGGCTATTCCCGGGCCGTCTACTCGACGGCGGAACTCGACCTGAGGTCCTGGTTCATCGAGCAGGCAACGCAGCGTGGCCTGGACGTCGAGACCGACCGGAACGGCATCATCTGGGCGTGGTGGGGCAAGCCCCAGGATGGTGCCCTGGTGACCGGCAGCCACCTCGACTCCGTCCCCGGCGGCGGGGCCTTCGACGGTCCCCTGGGGGTCGCGTCCGCGCTGGCCGCCGTCGATCTCCTCAAGGCCCGGGGCGTCCAGCCGCGCCGCTCCCTGGCCATTACCGCCTTCCCGGAAGAGGAGGGTTCCCGCTTTGGAGTTGCCTGCCTCGGATCCCGACTCCTGACCGGAGCCATCGACGTCGACAAAGCGCGGAACCTGCGCGACGGCGACGGTAACACCTTCGCCGACGTCGCCCGCGCCAATGGCCTGGACCCGCGCCACATCGGGCCGGATCCGCAGGCGCTGGCACGGATCGGTGACTTCGTTGAACTGCATGTGGAGCAGGGCAAGGGCCTCGGCGCGGGCGGCCCGGCCATCGCCGTCGGCAGTTCCATCCTGGGCCACGGGCGCTGGAAGCTGAGCATCAGCGGCCAGGGCAACCACGCCGGGACCACCTTGATGGCGGACCGGGCGGATCCGATGGTGGCGGCCGCCCAGATCATCGTGGCCATCCGGCAGGCCGCCGCCCGCCAGCCCGATGCGCGCGCCACGGTGGGGCGCCTTATCCCGGTGCCGGGCGGCACCAACGTCATCGCCTCCCGGGTGGATATGTGGCTGGATGCGCGCCACCCGGAGGACGCCGTCACGGCCCGGCTGATCGAAGCCATCCATGGGAGGGCCCAGCGGGTGTCAGCGGAGGAAGGCTGCACCGTGACCCTGACCGAGGAATCCTACAGCGGGACAGTGCATTTTGATCCGGACCTGACCCGAAGCATCAGCGGGATGCTGCCGGACGCGCCGCTGCTGGCCACCGGGGCGGGTCATGACGCCGGTGTGCTGGCCGGGTTTGTGCCGTCCGCCATGCTGTTCGTCCGGAACCCCAGCGGAATTTCGCACTCGCCGGAGGAGCACGTCACGGACGAGGACGCCGGCGCGGGCGCTGCGGCCCTCGCGGACGTCCTGGCAGGCCTGCTGTGAAGCGGTACTGGTGCGAGCAGGGAATGGTCGACGGCGGTGCCGGTCCCACAGTTGCCGAACGGGTGGAGATCGAGGCCGAGGACGGCCGGATCACCCGCATCTCCCCGTCTGTAGACGCCTCGCCCGGCGCGCATCTCCTGCCCGGCGTTGTTTTCCCCGCCGCGGCCAACGCCCACTCGCACGCGTTCCACCGGATCCTGCGCGGCCGCACGCACCACAACCGCGGCGACTTCTGGGTCTGGCGGGAGCACATGTACCGCAGTGCAGCCGAGCTCACGCCCGAAGCCTACGAGCAGCTTGCTACCGCGGTTTTTGTCGAAATGGTGGTGGCCGGCTTCAGTAGCGTGGCCGAGTTCCATTACGTTCACCACCAGCCCCGCGGGAAACCGTACGCGGAACCGCATGCCATGGAGCTTGCCCTGGCGAGGGCTGCTGCTGCCGCCGGCATCCGGCTGACGCTCCTGGACACGCTGTACCTGGCCGGCGGCATTGGCATGCCGCTGAGCCAGGAACAGGCACGGTTCGGGGACCGGGACGTGCATGCTTGGCTTGACCGGCTGGCTTCCCTTCGGACCCACATCGCGGGGACCTTCCCACCGGGCATGGTCAGTGTGGGGGCGGCGCTGCACTCCGTCCGCGGGGTACCGGAGGCGGACCTGGCCGTGGTGGCCGAACAGCTGCCGCACGACCTGCCGCTTCATATCCACCTGAGCGAGCAGCCCGCCGAGAACGCGGCGTGCCTGGCAGCGCACGGGCTGACGCCCACAGGACTCCTGGCCCGGCACGGCCTCCTCAGCCGGCGCCTGTCTGCAGTCCACTGCACGCACCTGACGGCTGAAGACATCGCCTTGCTCGGAAACGCCGGGGCAACAGCGGTCATCTGTCCCACCACCGAGGCGGACCTGGCCGACGGCATCGGGCCCGCCCGGGCGCTGTCCGACGCCGGCGCCTCCATCGCGCTGGGGACTGACCAGCATGCCGTGATCGACCCCTGGATCGAGATGCGGGCCCTGGAGTACGGGGAGCGCCTTGGCTCTGGGGAACGCGGCCGGTTCTCGCCGGAGGAGCTGCTCCACGCCGCCACGGAGGGGGCAGTCCGCTCCATGGCCACGCCGGTGGCGCCGGAGGCCTTGCGCGTTGGTGCTGTCTGCGATCTGGTGGCTGTGGCCGCAGGCTCGGCACGGACCGCGGGATCGAAACCGCAGCAGCTCCCGTTGAGCGCCACCGCCGCCGACGTCACGTCGGTGGTCATCAACGGGGAGTTGGTGGCGTCCGACGGCGTGCATCACCGCCTGGGAGCGGCGGGGAACCTGCTGACGGCGGCCCTGAAGAACTTCTCCTGACCGAGACTGGCGGGCGCCGCCCGGCCCCGGCGGTGAGGGCCGCATTAGCCACAGCGATCAGGAAAATGCCGGCCCACTGCACAATGCCCAGGGCTTCACCAAGCGCCAGCGCCCCCACCAAAGCCGCAAAGACGGGGTTGATGCTCATCAGAACCCCGAACAGGCTGGTGGGGATGCGGCGCAGGGTGATCACGTCCGCGACGTACGGGACCACGGACGCCAGTACGCCGGCGCCTGCTGCGCAGAGGACGGTGAACGCGTCCGGCTGGTGGTTGAGGAACGTCACCAGCCCCACGGGGAGGAAGAGTGCGGCCGACACTCCGGTTGCGGCCGCCGTCCCCTGGATGCCCGGGATCCGCTTGCCCACGGTCCTGTTCAGGAGAATGTAGGCGGCCCAGCTGCACGCGGCGACCAGTCCCAGGCCGATGCCCACGTAGTCCGTGGACGCCTCCGGCTGCGTGATGGCCACAACTCCGGCCGCGGCAAGGAGGGCGCAGGCGGCGCTCACCTTGGTCCGTGAACCGATCAGGGCGAGGGCCAGGGGGCCCAGGAATTCGAGCGTGACCGCGAGGCCCAGCCCGATGCGCTCCACGGCCGCGTACAGGGAGAGGTTCATCGTCCCGAACACCAGCGCCAGCAGAAGAACGGGCCACCACTGGTGGCGGGTGAAGGAGAAGATGCGTGGCCGGACAAGTGGCAGCAGCACCGCCGCGGCAATGAGCTGCCGCGCTGCGACCACGCCAACCGG
It encodes:
- a CDS encoding EamA family transporter — its product is MDNTLTAGRGRAGAILVASALSNQLGAASGSLAFPAIGPVGVVAARQLIAAAVLLPLVRPRIFSFTRHQWWPVLLLALVFGTMNLSLYAAVERIGLGLAVTLEFLGPLALALIGSRTKVSAACALLAAAGVVAITQPEASTDYVGIGLGLVAACSWAAYILLNRTVGKRIPGIQGTAAATGVSAALFLPVGLVTFLNHQPDAFTVLCAAGAGVLASVVPYVADVITLRRIPTSLFGVLMSINPVFAALVGALALGEALGIVQWAGIFLIAVANAALTAGAGRRPPVSVRRSSSGPPSAGSPPLPGGDARRRTPPTPR
- a CDS encoding IclR family transcriptional regulator is translated as MAADSSTRTVERALALLSAVCTDGAISLSDAARLVDLSASTALRLLRTLEASGFVSRDPGGNFRPGASVIQLGALALGHESLVSLCTPAMKGLVAKTGESCYLSIPGTGDTGIYIAIVEGTHSIRHASWVGRSIPLEGSAAGKVLTGGESERGFAVMRSGVEDDVTAVAAPVIMGGRTVAALSIVAPSYRLNELKATKIGEDLAKVAKTILTTPSENHEKPLESMETK
- a CDS encoding formimidoylglutamate deiminase, whose product is MKRYWCEQGMVDGGAGPTVAERVEIEAEDGRITRISPSVDASPGAHLLPGVVFPAAANAHSHAFHRILRGRTHHNRGDFWVWREHMYRSAAELTPEAYEQLATAVFVEMVVAGFSSVAEFHYVHHQPRGKPYAEPHAMELALARAAAAAGIRLTLLDTLYLAGGIGMPLSQEQARFGDRDVHAWLDRLASLRTHIAGTFPPGMVSVGAALHSVRGVPEADLAVVAEQLPHDLPLHIHLSEQPAENAACLAAHGLTPTGLLARHGLLSRRLSAVHCTHLTAEDIALLGNAGATAVICPTTEADLADGIGPARALSDAGASIALGTDQHAVIDPWIEMRALEYGERLGSGERGRFSPEELLHAATEGAVRSMATPVAPEALRVGAVCDLVAVAAGSARTAGSKPQQLPLSATAADVTSVVINGELVASDGVHHRLGAAGNLLTAALKNFS
- a CDS encoding allantoate amidohydrolase gives rise to the protein METVNQLLDSIKDVGRDAVRGGYSRAVYSTAELDLRSWFIEQATQRGLDVETDRNGIIWAWWGKPQDGALVTGSHLDSVPGGGAFDGPLGVASALAAVDLLKARGVQPRRSLAITAFPEEEGSRFGVACLGSRLLTGAIDVDKARNLRDGDGNTFADVARANGLDPRHIGPDPQALARIGDFVELHVEQGKGLGAGGPAIAVGSSILGHGRWKLSISGQGNHAGTTLMADRADPMVAAAQIIVAIRQAAARQPDARATVGRLIPVPGGTNVIASRVDMWLDARHPEDAVTARLIEAIHGRAQRVSAEEGCTVTLTEESYSGTVHFDPDLTRSISGMLPDAPLLATGAGHDAGVLAGFVPSAMLFVRNPSGISHSPEEHVTDEDAGAGAAALADVLAGLL
- a CDS encoding ABC transporter ATP-binding protein is translated as MIRFESVTKTYPDGTVAVDGLDLEAPTGKLTILVGPSGCGKTTSLRMINRLIEPTAGTIYLDDQPTSGMDAALLRRRIGYVIQHAGLFPHRTIVDNVATMPLLLGESRQKARMKALELMERVGLPANFAKRYPWQLSGGQQQRVGVARALASDPAFMLMDEPFSAVDPVVRAQLQDEFLRLQREIGKTIIMVTHDIDEALKLGDQVAVMRVGGKLAQMATPSELLTSPADEFVADFVGRDRGYRSLGFTNVAGTVTVSEEAVVQLGDSAADAHARATGAWVLVVDGGRKPLGWAQPELIVGELKREHLNLSGTSATSAGTMRQLLDAALSSPSRRGVVVNDTGELIGTVTASDIVKAIEAEPHLETAR